One genomic segment of Chelonia mydas isolate rCheMyd1 chromosome 1, rCheMyd1.pri.v2, whole genome shotgun sequence includes these proteins:
- the LOC102941826 gene encoding olfactory receptor 52E4-like isoform X2: MQEMPFCLRVGHLLPYSMSDSNTTHFTNPSTFILLGIPGLEVAHVWISIPFCTMYIIAVLGNFTILFIVKREPSLHGPMYYFLCMLAVTDLVLPTSILPKTLSIFWFNSREINFRACLTQMYFIHCFTGMETGIFVAMALDRYVAICHPLRHSTILTNPMVAKISLAMVLRSSIFVLPYPFLARWWPYCRTNIIPHTYCDHIAVMKLACADIRVSSYYGLFLLFSGMGLDMLFITVSYIQILRAIFSLPTKDSQLKTFGTCASHLCAILTFYVPSLFSFLTHRFGRNVPLHFHVLMANVYLLVPPMLNPIIYGVRTKQIRDRLLWLFTHKGT; the protein is encoded by the coding sequence ATGCAGGAGATGCCgttctgcctcagagttggacaccttctcccctactccatgtcagattccaacacaacccacttcaccaacccctccaccttcatcctgctgggcattcctggcctggaggtggcccatgtctggatctccatccccttctgcaccatgtacaTCATAGctgtcttggggaacttcaccatcctgttcatcgTGAAGAGGGAGCcgagcctccatgggcccatgtactatttcctctgcatgctggctgtcaccgACCTGGTCCTGCCTACATCCATCCTGCCCAAAacactgagcatcttctggttcaattccagggagatcaatttcagagcctgcctcacccagatgtacttcattcactgcttcACAGGGATGGAGACTGGAATCTTCGTGGCCATGGCCTtggatcgctacgtggccatctgccatcccctgagacattccaccatcctgacaaacccCATGGTGGCCAAGATCAGCCTGGCTATGGTTCTGCGCAGCAGCATATTTGTACTGCCCTATCCCTTCCTGGCAAGGtggtggccatattgcagaaccaacatcatcccccacACATACTGCGATCACATAGCCGTGATGAAGCTGGCCTGCGCTGACATCCGAGTCAGTAGTTACTATGGCCTCTTTTTGCTATTCTCTGGGATGGGTCTGGATATGCTTTTTATCACCGTGTCCTAtatccagatcctcagggccatcttcagcctccccacaaaggactCCCAGctcaagacttttgggacctgcgcctcccacctctgtgctatCTTAACCTTTTATGTCccatctctcttctccttcctcacgCACCGGTTTGGCCGCAATGTGCCCCTGCATTTCCACGTTCTCATGGCCAACGTGTAcctcctggtgccccccatgctaaaccccatcatctacggggtaaggaccaaacagatccgggACAGGCTGCTCTGGCTCTTTACTCATAAAGGGACCTAA
- the LOC102941826 gene encoding olfactory receptor 52E4-like isoform X1, with the protein MSDSNTTHFTNPSTFILLGIPGLEVAHVWISIPFCTMYIIAVLGNFTILFIVKREPSLHGPMYYFLCMLAVTDLVLPTSILPKTLSIFWFNSREINFRACLTQMYFIHCFTGMETGIFVAMALDRYVAICHPLRHSTILTNPMVAKISLAMVLRSSIFVLPYPFLARWWPYCRTNIIPHTYCDHIAVMKLACADIRVSSYYGLFLLFSGMGLDMLFITVSYIQILRAIFSLPTKDSQLKTFGTCASHLCAILTFYVPSLFSFLTHRFGRNVPLHFHVLMANVYLLVPPMLNPIIYGVRTKQIRDRLMANMAGDQLGLSVKSSVSLNTKRKLTRSGNLD; encoded by the exons atgtcagattccaacacaacccacttcaccaacccctccaccttcatcctgctgggcattcctggcctggaggtggcccatgtctggatctccatccccttctgcaccatgtacaTCATAGctgtcttggggaacttcaccatcctgttcatcgTGAAGAGGGAGCcgagcctccatgggcccatgtactatttcctctgcatgctggctgtcaccgACCTGGTCCTGCCTACATCCATCCTGCCCAAAacactgagcatcttctggttcaattccagggagatcaatttcagagcctgcctcacccagatgtacttcattcactgcttcACAGGGATGGAGACTGGAATCTTCGTGGCCATGGCCTtggatcgctacgtggccatctgccatcccctgagacattccaccatcctgacaaacccCATGGTGGCCAAGATCAGCCTGGCTATGGTTCTGCGCAGCAGCATATTTGTACTGCCCTATCCCTTCCTGGCAAGGtggtggccatattgcagaaccaacatcatcccccacACATACTGCGATCACATAGCCGTGATGAAGCTGGCCTGCGCTGACATCCGAGTCAGTAGTTACTATGGCCTCTTTTTGCTATTCTCTGGGATGGGTCTGGATATGCTTTTTATCACCGTGTCCTAtatccagatcctcagggccatcttcagcctccccacaaaggactCCCAGctcaagacttttgggacctgcgcctcccacctctgtgctatCTTAACCTTTTATGTCccatctctcttctccttcctcacgCACCGGTTTGGCCGCAATGTGCCCCTGCATTTCCACGTTCTCATGGCCAACGTGTAcctcctggtgccccccatgctaaaccccatcatctacggggtaaggaccaaacagatccgggACAGGCT aatggcaaatatggcaggcgaccagcttggcttaagtgtgaaatcttcggtgagcttaaacacaaaaaggaagcttacaagaagtggaaacttggactgA